The Deltaproteobacteria bacterium nucleotide sequence CATTAATCGACCGGCAAGCGTTACTCGCTTGCGGTCGGCCTCATCCAATTCTACCTCTGCATCGACGTTACCCCTAACGCGCTCGCTAGTAGCTGTCACCACTACGTCATTCGGAAACGGATCGCCGTGCTGTCGCAACTCGCTAAGCTTCTCAATGCGAACCAACTCCTGTTCACTTCTAGTGTTAGACATCATTTGGCCAAGAAAAAATTGATAGTTCCACCGAGCTCCATAGCGGCTTTAGCAACCGACCACTAACAACTAATATTAATAGCGATAGTGCTGCGGCTTATAGGGACCGTCTATGCTGACGCCCAGATAGCCCGCCTGCTTTGGATTTAACTTAGTTAGCTTAACCCCTAACTTTGGCAAATGCAATCGAGCGACTTTCTCATCGAGCTCCTTTGGCAGCATGTGCACGCCAACTGAATACTCGCTGTTTCTAGTCCACAACGCAATCTGTGCTAGCACTTGATTCGTAAACGAATTTGACATCACAAAGCTCGGATGTCCGGTCGCACAGCCCAAATTGACTAGCCTCCCGCGCGCCAACACTATTAAGGAATTGCCATTTGGTAAAATAAACTGATCGACTTGCGGCTTAATGTTTATTTCGCGCACTCCCGGATTGCTCTCTAACCAGGCAATATCTATCTCTGAATCGAAGTGGCCAATGTTACATAGTATCGCCTCATTCTTCATCTGCAAGAAATGTTCGGCAGTAATAACGTCGCAGCAGCCAGTAGCAGTAACGAAAATATCGCCTCTCACCGCTGCTTCCTCCATCGTTACAACCTCAAATCCATTCATTGCTGCCTGCAAGGCACAAATTGGATCTATTTCAGTAACCAGCACGCGTGCGCCGAAGCCCTGCATGGATTCGGCACAACCCTTCCCCACATCTCCATAGCCCGCAATGACAACCACTTTACCAGCTACCATGATATCCGTAGCTCTCTTTATCCCATCTGCTAGAGATTCTCTGCAGCCGTACAAATTGTCGAACTTAGATTTAGTTACGGAATCATTCACATTAATTGCTGGCGCCCTTAGCTTACCCTCGGCATGCATAGTATACAGGCGATTAACTCCAGTGGTAGTTTCTTCACTAATTCCAACCACTTCTTTTATCATTTCCGGATAACAGTCGTGAACGAGTTTAGTTAAATCTCCGCCGTCATCTAAAATCATATTGAGAACTTTGCCATCAGAAAAGCGCAGTGTCTGTTCTATGCACCACTCGTACTCTTCTTCGGTCTCACCCTTCCATGCAAAAACAGGGATACCGCGCTCGGCAATAGCCGCAGCAGCGTGATCTTGAGTTGAAAAAATATTGCAACTAGACCACCTCACCTCTGCACCAAGTTCTATTAGCGTCTCAATCAAAACAGCAGTTTGAACCGTCATGTGCAGGCAACCAGCAATCCTAGCCCCGCTTAACGGCTTAGACTTGCCAAACTCTTCCCTAAGAGCCATCAAGCCAGGCATTTCGTTTTCAGCTAACCTAATTTCTTTTCTACCCCACTCTGCTAACTTC carries:
- a CDS encoding adenosylhomocysteinase: MKEDFKVADLKLAEWGRKEIRLAENEMPGLMALREEFGKSKPLSGARIAGCLHMTVQTAVLIETLIELGAEVRWSSCNIFSTQDHAAAAIAERGIPVFAWKGETEEEYEWCIEQTLRFSDGKVLNMILDDGGDLTKLVHDCYPEMIKEVVGISEETTTGVNRLYTMHAEGKLRAPAINVNDSVTKSKFDNLYGCRESLADGIKRATDIMVAGKVVVIAGYGDVGKGCAESMQGFGARVLVTEIDPICALQAAMNGFEVVTMEEAAVRGDIFVTATGCCDVITAEHFLQMKNEAILCNIGHFDSEIDIAWLESNPGVREINIKPQVDQFILPNGNSLIVLARGRLVNLGCATGHPSFVMSNSFTNQVLAQIALWTRNSEYSVGVHMLPKELDEKVARLHLPKLGVKLTKLNPKQAGYLGVSIDGPYKPQHYRY